One window of Akkermansia biwaensis genomic DNA carries:
- a CDS encoding DNA-methyltransferase, with the protein MSLMSTMPDGSYDAVITDPPYATGGTSSAARAQDPRVKYQSSTALKYYPTFANDCRDQRTHLMWSVRWMEQALRLTRPGGWLMVFSDWRQLPITSDALQIAGWTWRGIIPWDKTECCRPQLGTYRNQAEYVLTATRGGIDKSVRLCPPGVVREPIRARDKLHLTGKPVPVMEHLMTILPAGSRILDPFAGSGTTLVAARNKGHTAVGIELSSDYHRIATDRLGLVLPA; encoded by the coding sequence ATGTCCCTGATGTCTACCATGCCGGACGGCTCCTACGATGCCGTGATTACTGATCCTCCCTACGCTACCGGAGGGACGTCCAGCGCCGCCAGGGCGCAGGATCCACGCGTCAAGTATCAGTCCTCCACAGCCCTCAAGTATTACCCGACGTTTGCCAATGACTGCCGTGACCAGCGCACCCACCTGATGTGGTCCGTGCGCTGGATGGAGCAGGCCCTGCGTCTGACTCGTCCCGGCGGCTGGCTGATGGTATTTAGCGATTGGCGTCAACTGCCTATCACATCGGACGCCTTGCAGATTGCCGGCTGGACCTGGAGAGGGATCATCCCCTGGGACAAGACGGAGTGCTGCCGCCCTCAGCTGGGGACGTATCGCAACCAGGCCGAGTACGTGCTGACCGCCACACGGGGAGGGATTGACAAGTCCGTGAGGCTATGCCCTCCGGGCGTGGTGCGCGAGCCGATCCGCGCCAGGGACAAGCTGCACCTGACCGGCAAGCCGGTCCCGGTAATGGAGCACCTCATGACCATCCTGCCGGCGGGATCCCGCATCCTGGACCCGTTTGCCGGCAGCGGCACCACGCTGGTGGCCGCCCGCAACAAGGGCCACACGGCCGTGGGCATTGAGCTGTCGTCCGACTACCACCGCATCGCCACCGACCGTCTCGGTCTGGTACTGCCTGCCTGA
- a CDS encoding vWA domain-containing protein has protein sequence MTFLYPNVLYALILPALLAAAAWWLWRRRSRKWEVLVSPDYRHELVHAPASWHRVLPVIFSVLAAVFCILSIARPIDGYTEVKEVPKSRNILIAIDCSRSMLSKDASPSRLGRAKTAAYDLLDALPGDNFGIIIFSGESVLLMPLTHDHNALKETIEQLQFGWVSQGGTNLEKVVRLALQTFKRDKEADSKNALVILSDGEDTVNVTYKTAEAARQSKLIIVTAGIGTTIGTTIPDDNSPSGLYRDRRGQHVVSRLNPDSLQYLANQTDGQYVQLSDGAALNRFVKDIAERLDVTEGKEETRRIPNDRYIIFAVPALICLILTLIAGTRWRSFRRSSRRGMALLAGTTLLCTGLMGTEARADTAMLDNVTDLIRTGKTKEAVKAIDGMIALSDLPEETRQALEFAKGCLEQKAGNPKEAAEAFSQALLSPNRSLQSDSHFNLGNMEAAKAKTAMTFSRPEEKQTPPQAASIDDQIKKIDARLAKIPEAKQHVKEAVKRFDDALSAHRSHEGAAANKEEMLRYDKELDEYRKQLEELKKKLEEEKKKQQQQQQQDQQNKDQQNKDQQNKDQQNKDQQNKDQQNKDQQNKDQQNKDQQNKDQQNKDQQNKDQQNKDQQNKDQQNKDQQNKDQQNKDQQNKDQQNKDQQNKDQQNKDQQNKDQQNKDQQNKDQQNKDQQNKDQQNKDQQNKDQQNKDQQNKDQQNKDQQNKDQQNKDQQNKDQQNKDQQNKDQQNKDQQNKDQQNKDQQNKDQQNKDQQNKDQQNKDQQNKDQQNKDQQNKDQQNKDQQNKDQQNKDQQNKDQQNKDQQNKDQQNKDQQNKDQQNKDQQNKDQQNKDQQNKDQQNTPGSQDKNKQDEMKNTPLPSSPEKDKLPETPASSTSQPQPTGEDGKPVPVAVQKESKEAKERREARAILMERRDIEPGCPVPQRSPDYPPDKDY, from the coding sequence ATGACATTCCTCTATCCCAACGTTCTGTATGCGCTCATCCTCCCCGCCCTGCTGGCAGCGGCGGCATGGTGGCTGTGGCGCCGCCGCTCCAGAAAATGGGAAGTGCTGGTCTCCCCGGACTACAGGCATGAACTGGTCCACGCGCCGGCCTCCTGGCACCGGGTGCTCCCCGTCATCTTCTCCGTGCTGGCGGCCGTCTTCTGCATCCTGTCCATCGCACGCCCCATCGACGGCTACACGGAAGTAAAGGAAGTGCCCAAATCGCGCAACATCCTCATCGCCATAGACTGCTCCCGCTCCATGCTCAGCAAGGACGCCTCCCCGTCCCGCCTGGGCCGGGCGAAAACCGCCGCCTACGACCTGCTGGACGCCCTGCCGGGGGACAACTTCGGCATCATCATCTTCTCCGGGGAATCCGTCCTGCTCATGCCGCTGACCCACGACCACAACGCACTGAAGGAAACCATTGAACAACTCCAATTCGGATGGGTCTCCCAGGGAGGCACCAACCTGGAAAAAGTCGTGCGCCTGGCCCTGCAAACCTTCAAGCGCGACAAGGAGGCGGACTCCAAAAACGCCCTGGTCATCCTGAGCGACGGGGAAGACACGGTCAACGTCACCTATAAAACCGCGGAAGCCGCCAGGCAAAGCAAGCTCATCATCGTCACGGCCGGCATCGGCACCACCATCGGCACCACCATTCCTGATGACAACTCGCCCTCCGGGCTGTACCGCGACCGCCGCGGGCAGCACGTCGTCTCCCGGCTCAATCCGGACAGCCTGCAGTACCTGGCCAACCAGACGGACGGCCAATACGTGCAGCTCTCGGACGGAGCCGCCCTCAACCGCTTCGTCAAAGACATTGCGGAACGGCTGGACGTGACGGAAGGAAAAGAAGAAACGCGCCGCATCCCGAATGACCGCTACATCATCTTTGCCGTTCCCGCCCTCATCTGCCTGATCCTCACCCTCATTGCCGGAACCCGCTGGCGCTCCTTCCGCCGTTCTTCACGCCGCGGCATGGCGCTTTTGGCCGGAACGACCCTGCTCTGCACCGGTCTGATGGGCACGGAAGCCCGGGCGGACACCGCCATGCTGGACAACGTCACTGACCTGATCCGCACGGGCAAGACGAAAGAAGCCGTCAAGGCCATAGACGGCATGATCGCCCTGTCGGACCTGCCGGAAGAAACGCGCCAGGCCCTGGAATTCGCCAAAGGCTGCCTGGAGCAAAAGGCCGGCAATCCCAAGGAAGCGGCGGAAGCATTCTCCCAGGCGCTCCTGTCTCCCAACAGAAGTCTTCAGTCGGACTCCCACTTCAACCTCGGCAACATGGAAGCCGCCAAGGCCAAAACGGCCATGACCTTCTCCAGGCCGGAGGAAAAACAGACCCCTCCCCAGGCTGCCTCCATCGACGACCAGATCAAGAAAATCGACGCCCGGCTGGCTAAAATACCGGAAGCCAAACAACACGTCAAGGAAGCCGTCAAACGCTTCGACGACGCCCTTTCCGCCCACCGCTCCCATGAAGGAGCCGCCGCCAACAAGGAGGAAATGCTCCGCTACGACAAGGAGCTGGATGAATACCGCAAGCAACTGGAAGAACTGAAAAAGAAGCTGGAAGAAGAAAAGAAAAAACAGCAACAGCAACAGCAGCAGGATCAGCAAAACAAGGACCAACAAAACAAGGACCAACAAAACAAGGACCAACAAAACAAGGATCAGCAAAACAAGGATCAGCAAAACAAGGATCAGCAGAACAAGGATCAGCAGAACAAGGATCAGCAGAACAAGGATCAGCAGAACAAGGATCAGCAGAACAAGGATCAGCAGAACAAGGATCAGCAGAACAAGGATCAGCAGAACAAGGATCAGCAGAACAAGGATCAGCAGAACAAGGATCAGCAAAACAAGGATCAGCAAAACAAGGATCAGCAGAACAAGGATCAGCAGAACAAGGATCAGCAGAACAAGGATCAGCAGAACAAGGATCAGCAGAACAAGGATCAGCAGAACAAGGATCAGCAGAACAAGGATCAGCAGAACAAGGATCAGCAGAACAAGGATCAGCAGAACAAGGATCAGCAGAACAAGGATCAGCAGAACAAGGATCAGCAGAACAAGGATCAGCAGAACAAGGATCAGCAGAACAAGGATCAGCAGAACAAGGATCAGCAGAACAAGGATCAGCAGAACAAGGATCAGCAGAACAAGGATCAGCAGAACAAGGATCAGCAGAACAAGGATCAGCAGAACAAGGATCAGCAGAACAAGGATCAGCAGAACAAGGATCAGCAGAACAAGGATCAGCAGAACAAGGATCAGCAGAACAAGGATCAGCAGAACAAGGATCAGCAGAACAAGGATCAGCAGAACAAGGATCAGCAGAACAAGGATCAGCAGAACAAGGATCAGCAGAACAAGGATCAGCAGAACAAGGATCAGCAGAACAAGGATCAGCAGAACAAGGATCAGCAGAACAAGGATCAGCAGAACAAGGATCAGCAGAACAAGGATCAGCAGAATACTCCGGGCAGTCAGGACAAGAACAAGCAGGACGAAATGAAAAACACGCCTCTTCCCTCCTCTCCGGAAAAAGACAAGCTGCCTGAAACTCCCGCTTCTTCCACTTCTCAGCCTCAGCCCACTGGGGAAGACGGCAAACCCGTCCCCGTAGCCGTGCAAAAGGAAAGCAAGGAAGCAAAAGAACGGCGGGAAGCCCGGGCCATCCTGATGGAACGACGGGACATTGAACCCGGCTGCCCCGTGCCCCAGCGCTCTCCCGACTACCCGCCGGACAAGGACTATTAA
- a CDS encoding zinc ribbon domain-containing protein, protein MEQQFCQSCGMPVNDSTFGKEADGSSNEDYCHYCYAEGRFTRDCTMDEMIEHNLEYLDEFNKDSEKKYTVEEARSGMKQFFPHLKRWKQ, encoded by the coding sequence ATGGAACAACAATTCTGCCAGAGCTGCGGCATGCCTGTAAACGACTCCACCTTCGGAAAAGAAGCGGACGGAAGTAGCAACGAGGATTACTGCCACTACTGCTATGCAGAGGGCCGTTTCACCCGGGACTGCACCATGGATGAAATGATCGAGCACAACCTGGAATACCTTGATGAATTCAACAAGGACTCGGAAAAGAAATATACCGTGGAAGAAGCCCGGTCCGGCATGAAGCAATTCTTCCCGCACCTCAAAAGATGGAAGCAATAA
- a CDS encoding helix-turn-helix domain-containing protein produces the protein MAVGSCVVEIIMLDVCFVTRDCVTRYKNELTSVLTYMQEKSLQLGQFSKRLKYAIKQKRITQRELAQRVNISPVTISRYMSLDVQTPGAWELYRIANALDVSMEWLLTGDNPPNATKWQQRATIAEAKLESFKLGLRNLTETVSSLTQIITD, from the coding sequence ATGGCGGTCGGCTCTTGTGTTGTTGAAATCATTATGTTAGATGTTTGTTTTGTAACGCGTGACTGCGTTACTCGTTACAAGAACGAATTAACATCTGTGTTAACTTATATGCAAGAAAAAAGTTTACAGCTAGGGCAATTTTCCAAGCGCCTAAAATATGCAATTAAGCAGAAAAGAATAACACAGAGAGAGTTAGCGCAACGTGTGAATATTTCGCCTGTAACAATATCTCGCTACATGTCATTAGATGTGCAAACACCAGGAGCGTGGGAACTATACAGGATTGCTAATGCTCTGGATGTGTCGATGGAGTGGTTATTAACTGGTGATAATCCTCCTAATGCTACTAAGTGGCAACAACGAGCAACTATTGCCGAAGCAAAATTAGAATCATTCAAACTAGGCCTACGCAATTTAACTGAGACAGTTTCTTCATTAACTCAAATAATTACAGATTAA
- a CDS encoding ATP-binding protein: MDDITKINNDADLSRYLDRIPETPYKQGHKKMLTDLINYAVEHQWTLRTLSDKLPVSTTVMHRLLIGNYQSPAGPHLARLDDLCGVLLLRQQSTSDGPFIETALSRYVMQIAELTHVNQYASMLVGKTQWGKTWALKEYRRRHPGTVILVRCPVVTSPGRLLYRIAAQLGLSVKGNTEFQISKIVNRLTPEHLLIVDEIHHALDSDKTGRKGIEQLRELYDETQCGMLLVGTPVLAEYVEHNDKWQGILEQTSKRGASNIYRLPDHIETRDLETLWTYYGYPTPSRAMLAALKQQANIYGFGKTTKRLRKGLEAANNAGVDLTWDYYLAAVRKLDEMQAGKMPAHV; the protein is encoded by the coding sequence ATGGACGACATTACCAAAATCAATAATGACGCTGACCTGAGCAGGTATCTGGACCGCATCCCAGAAACGCCCTACAAGCAGGGCCACAAGAAGATGCTTACGGACCTGATCAACTACGCCGTCGAGCATCAGTGGACTCTGCGCACGCTGTCCGACAAGCTCCCCGTGAGTACGACGGTGATGCACCGCCTGCTGATTGGTAACTACCAATCTCCGGCCGGTCCACATCTGGCCAGGCTTGATGACCTGTGCGGCGTGCTGCTCTTGCGACAGCAATCAACCTCGGATGGTCCGTTTATCGAGACGGCTCTCTCCAGGTACGTGATGCAGATTGCCGAGCTGACCCACGTCAACCAATACGCCTCCATGCTGGTGGGCAAGACGCAGTGGGGCAAGACCTGGGCGCTCAAGGAGTACCGCCGACGTCACCCCGGCACGGTCATCCTGGTGCGCTGCCCGGTAGTCACCAGTCCGGGACGGCTGCTCTACCGCATTGCCGCTCAATTAGGCTTGTCGGTCAAAGGCAATACGGAATTTCAAATTTCCAAGATCGTCAACCGATTGACTCCGGAGCACCTGCTCATCGTCGACGAGATACACCACGCGCTGGACAGCGACAAGACCGGCCGCAAGGGCATTGAGCAGCTGCGCGAGCTGTACGACGAGACCCAGTGCGGCATGCTCCTGGTGGGCACGCCCGTCCTGGCCGAGTACGTAGAGCATAACGACAAGTGGCAAGGCATCCTGGAGCAGACCTCCAAGCGAGGAGCCTCCAATATCTACCGCCTCCCGGATCACATCGAGACCCGTGACCTGGAGACCCTCTGGACTTATTACGGCTATCCGACTCCCAGTCGTGCCATGCTGGCCGCTCTCAAGCAGCAGGCCAATATATATGGATTTGGCAAGACCACCAAGCGCTTGCGCAAGGGACTGGAGGCCGCCAACAATGCCGGGGTGGACCTTACCTGGGATTACTACCTGGCAGCCGTGCGCAAGCTGGACGAGATGCAGGCCGGCAAGATGCCGGCCCATGTGTAA
- a CDS encoding host-nuclease inhibitor Gam family protein, whose protein sequence is MSKTRTTTKATDQQVIKDRAEFCQTLDDIARKGVELDTLQAAKEAAMQKVLTDHDPRISELTKDIDRLTKMAEQWAAPRREELFAKGRKSGTTALTTYGYRLGQPSLKPANGWTWAKVVQLLKTTRRKVYLVTKVTPDKEAIRQHVKPHKLAKLGLKIEQVETFYVERSTQRDD, encoded by the coding sequence ATGAGCAAGACGCGCACAACAACCAAGGCAACCGACCAACAGGTCATCAAGGATCGGGCCGAATTCTGCCAGACCCTGGACGACATCGCCCGCAAGGGCGTCGAGCTGGATACCTTGCAGGCAGCCAAGGAGGCTGCCATGCAAAAAGTCCTCACGGATCATGATCCCAGGATCAGTGAGCTGACCAAGGATATTGACCGCCTCACCAAGATGGCTGAGCAATGGGCTGCTCCTCGCCGTGAGGAGTTGTTTGCCAAGGGACGCAAGTCCGGCACCACCGCCCTGACCACTTACGGCTACCGCCTGGGCCAGCCCAGCCTCAAGCCCGCCAATGGCTGGACATGGGCTAAGGTAGTGCAGCTGCTTAAGACCACTCGCCGTAAGGTGTACCTGGTCACCAAGGTGACCCCGGATAAGGAGGCAATCCGCCAGCATGTCAAGCCCCACAAGCTTGCCAAGCTGGGGCTTAAGATTGAGCAGGTAGAGACGTTTTACGTAGAGAGGAGCACCCAGCGCGATGACTGA
- a CDS encoding DUF3486 family protein produces MLRKPRPDSVIGSQLPPVIKDDVDAMLFGGSSYKDVQERLAEDGITLSQEAIRRYYHSQILPARLARQNKTAEELNKISVDGVDEATMRAIRSAALDLAASPSCDPKALSILVGLILKAEQLAQDKRRLKILEAKAAQADAAKQVTQSTLTPEERDRKLRSIFGC; encoded by the coding sequence ATGCTCCGCAAGCCCAGACCAGACAGCGTGATCGGCTCCCAGCTGCCGCCCGTCATCAAGGACGACGTGGACGCCATGTTGTTTGGCGGCTCCTCCTACAAGGACGTCCAGGAGCGCCTGGCCGAGGACGGCATCACGCTGAGCCAGGAGGCCATCCGCCGCTACTACCACTCCCAAATCCTGCCGGCGCGCCTGGCCCGGCAGAACAAGACGGCCGAGGAGCTCAACAAGATATCCGTCGACGGCGTGGACGAGGCAACGATGCGAGCCATCCGCTCCGCCGCCCTGGACCTGGCCGCCTCCCCGTCCTGCGACCCCAAGGCATTGAGCATCCTTGTGGGGCTCATCCTCAAGGCCGAGCAACTGGCCCAGGACAAGCGCCGCCTCAAGATACTGGAGGCCAAGGCCGCCCAGGCCGACGCCGCCAAGCAGGTCACCCAGTCCACCCTCACCCCGGAAGAGCGCGACCGCAAGCTGCGCAGCATCTTTGGATGCTGA
- a CDS encoding VWA domain-containing protein, whose product MMEHFQFAQPEWLYVLPFILCLLILRRRRGAEGSITYPTVRFIAPLARTPHSLAGKIGAVCFVLAAAAIAIALARPQKVEDKSFRTVNGIDIMIAFDLSYSMDTPDMVLNRMPINRLVAAKHVITQFVDSRPDDRIGIVGFAGKTKSFCPLTLDHALVNEIIHNFHLRMIQADGTAIGSAIAAAATRLDDRKDTKSKIIILVTDGASNSGQISPLVAAENAAKLGIKIYTIAVGTENGTLANGMVVQSEFDEPTLRKIAQITGGEHFRAQNMASFNKAFTSIGKLEKSEAKVHTVRHIEEYFMYFLIAGGALTLLGLSLQVLKPTPAP is encoded by the coding sequence ATGATGGAACACTTCCAATTCGCACAACCTGAATGGCTCTACGTCCTTCCCTTCATCTTGTGCCTCCTGATCCTCCGCCGCAGGCGCGGCGCGGAAGGTTCCATCACCTACCCCACGGTGCGCTTCATCGCGCCCCTGGCCCGCACTCCCCATTCCCTGGCCGGGAAAATCGGGGCCGTCTGCTTCGTGCTGGCCGCCGCCGCCATCGCCATCGCGCTGGCGCGCCCGCAAAAAGTGGAAGACAAAAGCTTCCGCACCGTCAACGGGATTGACATCATGATCGCCTTTGACCTCTCCTACTCCATGGACACGCCGGACATGGTGCTCAACCGCATGCCCATCAACCGCCTGGTGGCCGCCAAGCACGTCATCACCCAATTCGTGGACAGCAGGCCGGACGACCGCATCGGCATCGTCGGCTTTGCCGGAAAAACCAAATCCTTCTGCCCCCTGACGCTGGATCACGCCCTGGTCAATGAAATCATCCACAACTTCCACCTCCGCATGATCCAGGCGGACGGCACGGCCATCGGCTCCGCCATTGCGGCGGCGGCCACACGCCTGGACGACCGGAAGGACACCAAATCCAAAATCATCATCCTGGTCACGGACGGCGCCTCCAACTCCGGTCAGATATCCCCGCTGGTGGCGGCGGAAAACGCGGCCAAGCTGGGCATCAAAATCTATACCATTGCCGTAGGCACGGAAAATGGCACTCTGGCCAACGGCATGGTGGTGCAAAGCGAATTCGACGAACCCACGCTCCGGAAAATAGCCCAGATCACGGGCGGCGAACACTTCCGGGCCCAGAACATGGCCTCCTTCAACAAGGCGTTCACCTCCATCGGAAAACTGGAAAAAAGCGAGGCCAAGGTGCATACCGTCCGCCATATTGAAGAATACTTCATGTACTTCCTCATTGCAGGCGGCGCGCTGACGCTCCTGGGGCTGTCCCTGCAAGTGCTCAAACCCACCCCGGCCCCGTAA
- a CDS encoding tetratricopeptide repeat protein has product MMKKLIAILPLLFCMTFTAMAEVVTTWLSDAVVPGEQTRLFIILTDGSIGRQDPLPRVKGASMHWISQGNYIRWPGSPNQSAFLMAIEVTPDEAGTVQIPSLTLKTNNGRTYTTPPQTLTVYPYSAIKWNTLNMNGTTVPYGMLWHVDNQKPYVHQPDRCELKIYAPEHILEYTIPTITTSNLAAWRFEPTLAELLRGQPRGSVLYRGVNWNVMTFQSAFFPLRAGEVTASGTVTARAILPEADPLIASFSRMEMLVEMAIPEVKITAQELPEGAPASFTNAVGNFRISASTDARDLSANEPITVKIKVEGSGNIHSINCPSLTDASNWKLYPPNKLDPSQNTRTTQGTVEFQQMLRPIAQTDAIPSFELTFFDPSTQQYKTVTTAPIPLEWKASAITGASAGTGAPATPPPAGTIPVAEMTDIYGMAPAVIMNTLTSPAHWGWYFLAYIPAVVLLGMALIRYIRKVQKESFTARERMRSFKKLASTPRQASSTEFLRAAGNFIESYIPPSKQNEEMKTILQLRDDRAFQPSGTVDELPHAERQNILQSIKRTIAKLPLLLLGAILAASLSAMPGHAAETDETGIRAYEQGEYTKAIDYFNKQSENPNLSKSARAYACFGTGNSYYRLNKPGLAALNYRRALELSPYFTEAKSNLQFIERKEGAILPPNTTENQWLTYISHDALVPIAILSGAVMLTFLALLTVSRRHGVLLTILATLSGLVTVAAVMNYIMYPETPESIPPDRLLVVTKKTPARHAADMSSPALMTLPESTPLILRAERGSWYYASTFQNTPVWIPKTDAQPL; this is encoded by the coding sequence ATGATGAAAAAATTGATCGCCATCCTCCCCCTTCTCTTCTGCATGACCTTTACGGCCATGGCGGAAGTCGTCACCACATGGCTTTCCGACGCCGTCGTGCCGGGCGAACAAACCCGCCTCTTCATCATCCTGACGGACGGCAGCATCGGACGCCAGGACCCGCTCCCCAGAGTAAAGGGAGCCAGCATGCACTGGATCAGCCAGGGCAACTACATCCGCTGGCCGGGCTCTCCTAACCAGTCCGCCTTCCTGATGGCCATTGAAGTTACTCCGGATGAAGCGGGCACCGTGCAAATTCCCTCCCTGACCCTGAAAACGAACAATGGCCGCACCTATACTACGCCCCCCCAGACACTGACGGTTTACCCGTACAGCGCCATCAAATGGAACACGCTGAACATGAACGGAACCACCGTCCCATACGGCATGCTGTGGCATGTGGACAACCAGAAACCCTACGTTCACCAACCGGACCGCTGCGAACTGAAAATCTACGCCCCGGAACACATTCTGGAATACACCATCCCCACCATCACTACGTCCAATCTGGCGGCATGGCGTTTTGAACCCACCCTAGCGGAACTGCTCCGGGGTCAACCCCGCGGCTCCGTGCTCTACCGGGGCGTCAACTGGAATGTGATGACCTTTCAGAGCGCCTTTTTCCCGCTGCGCGCCGGAGAAGTAACGGCATCCGGCACCGTCACGGCCCGCGCCATCCTTCCGGAGGCGGACCCGCTCATTGCCAGTTTCAGCCGTATGGAAATGCTGGTGGAAATGGCCATACCGGAAGTGAAAATCACCGCGCAGGAACTGCCGGAAGGCGCCCCCGCCTCCTTCACCAATGCCGTAGGCAACTTCCGCATCTCCGCCAGCACGGATGCAAGGGACCTCAGCGCCAACGAACCCATCACTGTTAAAATCAAGGTGGAAGGTTCGGGCAACATTCACAGCATCAACTGCCCTTCGCTGACGGATGCCTCCAACTGGAAACTCTACCCGCCCAACAAGCTGGACCCCAGCCAGAATACGCGCACCACACAGGGAACCGTGGAATTCCAGCAAATGCTGCGCCCCATCGCCCAGACGGACGCCATCCCGTCCTTCGAACTCACCTTCTTTGACCCCAGCACGCAGCAATACAAAACCGTAACCACCGCCCCCATTCCGCTGGAATGGAAAGCCTCCGCCATCACGGGAGCCTCCGCCGGAACGGGCGCGCCCGCTACACCTCCGCCGGCAGGAACCATTCCGGTGGCGGAAATGACGGACATCTACGGCATGGCGCCCGCCGTCATCATGAACACCCTCACTTCCCCGGCCCACTGGGGATGGTACTTCCTGGCGTACATCCCCGCCGTAGTCCTGCTCGGCATGGCCCTGATCCGCTACATCCGGAAAGTGCAGAAGGAAAGCTTCACGGCCAGGGAACGCATGCGCTCCTTCAAAAAGCTCGCCTCCACCCCGCGCCAGGCAAGCTCCACGGAATTCCTGCGCGCCGCCGGCAACTTCATAGAAAGCTACATCCCTCCGTCCAAACAAAATGAAGAAATGAAAACGATCCTTCAACTCCGGGACGACAGAGCCTTCCAACCTTCCGGCACCGTGGACGAACTTCCCCATGCGGAACGCCAGAACATACTGCAATCCATAAAAAGAACCATCGCCAAGCTCCCTCTGCTTCTGCTCGGCGCCATTCTGGCCGCCTCCCTCTCCGCAATGCCCGGACACGCCGCTGAAACGGATGAAACAGGCATCCGGGCCTATGAACAGGGCGAATACACAAAAGCCATTGACTACTTCAATAAACAAAGCGAAAACCCGAACCTCTCCAAATCGGCCCGCGCCTACGCCTGCTTTGGCACCGGTAACTCCTACTACCGCCTCAATAAACCCGGCTTGGCCGCACTCAACTACCGCCGAGCCCTGGAGCTCTCCCCATACTTCACGGAAGCGAAAAGCAACCTCCAATTCATCGAACGCAAGGAGGGGGCCATCCTTCCTCCGAACACCACGGAAAACCAGTGGCTCACCTACATCAGCCATGATGCGCTGGTGCCCATAGCCATCCTCTCCGGAGCCGTCATGCTCACCTTCCTGGCCCTTCTCACCGTCTCCCGCAGGCACGGCGTTCTGCTGACCATCCTGGCCACCCTCAGCGGTCTGGTTACCGTAGCCGCCGTCATGAACTACATCATGTACCCGGAAACGCCGGAATCCATCCCGCCAGACCGCCTCCTCGTAGTCACGAAAAAAACACCCGCCCGCCATGCCGCGGACATGAGCAGCCCCGCGCTCATGACCCTTCCGGAATCCACGCCGCTCATCCTGCGCGCGGAACGCGGCTCCTGGTACTACGCCAGCACCTTCCAGAACACCCCCGTCTGGATCCCCAAGACGGACGCCCAGCCGCTATAG
- a CDS encoding excisionase family DNA-binding protein: MDDKTIAQWSAGPRCTVAEAAELLGTSTQTVRRMVRLGQLIAWRPNPVGRKMLLYRLQVEAMSETTQHSAVNQARLLQTTFNFYN, encoded by the coding sequence ATGGACGACAAGACAATCGCACAATGGTCCGCCGGTCCCCGCTGCACGGTAGCGGAGGCGGCGGAGTTGCTGGGCACCTCCACTCAGACAGTAAGGCGCATGGTGCGGCTGGGACAGCTCATCGCATGGCGGCCCAACCCGGTGGGCCGCAAGATGCTGCTCTACCGTCTCCAGGTGGAGGCCATGAGCGAGACAACCCAGCACAGCGCGGTCAACCAGGCGCGCCTGCTGCAGACGACCTTTAATTTTTATAACTAA
- a CDS encoding M15 family metallopeptidase, protein MIYAELQQDTLAWQRALKFAGMYRGKLDGLTGPLTREAAAQWRESHKQLQTRYGRLDKRTEDNLLTLQPLAALKVRQMMTALRALGDWRLICGLRTYDEQDKLYAKRPRVTNARGGQSMHNFGVAADVCLFRDGVDIWAPSEGPNSIYKPVAVLARQLGLVWGGAWRTPYDPGHVQLGELSTATLHHAYTTGSATLAQLL, encoded by the coding sequence ATGATCTACGCGGAGTTACAACAAGACACGCTCGCCTGGCAGCGCGCCCTCAAATTTGCCGGGATGTACCGGGGCAAGCTGGACGGCCTCACCGGCCCGCTGACCCGCGAGGCGGCCGCCCAATGGCGCGAGAGCCACAAGCAGCTCCAAACCCGCTACGGACGGCTGGACAAGCGCACGGAGGATAACCTGCTCACCCTCCAACCCCTGGCCGCGCTCAAGGTGCGCCAGATGATGACGGCACTGCGAGCCCTCGGAGACTGGCGTCTCATCTGCGGCCTGCGCACCTACGACGAGCAGGACAAGCTCTACGCCAAGCGTCCCAGGGTCACCAACGCCAGGGGAGGCCAGAGCATGCACAATTTTGGGGTTGCGGCCGACGTCTGCCTGTTTAGGGACGGGGTCGACATCTGGGCACCCAGCGAGGGGCCTAACTCCATCTACAAGCCCGTGGCGGTCCTGGCTCGCCAGCTGGGCCTGGTATGGGGCGGAGCCTGGCGCACCCCCTACGATCCAGGACACGTCCAGCTGGGCGAGCTGTCCACGGCCACCCTCCATCACGCTTACACCACCGGGTCCGCCACGCTGGCCCAACTGCTCTGA